The Salminus brasiliensis chromosome 14, fSalBra1.hap2, whole genome shotgun sequence genome contains the following window.
CACTAAAAATAACCCAGCTTATACTTATTTTGATGAAAGGGAAAGTGCAGGGtgaatatatacatgtatatacatgaTGCCAGTTGTAACTCACTTTGACACAATTGAGTCGTTCTTTGCAAGCCTCAGAAGAGAGTCATCAGCCTCACCCTGTGAATGACAATTGGCAATATTTACTGCTGAGCAATTTATGGTTACATTTTGATTTATGgtacatttaaaacaaacaaaaacaaaacagcaattAATAAACTGCACACTGTTCATTTCAAAGCTGTTATTTACCAACactgcaggaaaaaaaacagcctgacaGACAACTTCTAAActacttttgtcttttgtttacTACAACTGCCAGCTTCCTGTGGTAGGCAGGGAGCtacccaatttttttttttaaataataaaataaaaaaacattgtttgGAAAATCTGTTGACTGATGTTGAATTAATTTGTGCTATCTTTCAACACACTACACTTTCAATGTTTCCATCCAAATGCAATATGAATGCACAGATTGTCCTGCTCTAACACTATTAGCTAATGGTCTGAATCAGGCGTCACCAAACTGCAGAAATCTGGCCCTTTGCTTGAACAATTAGATCAGAGCTCCCTTCTGAGCACAATCACTGCATCAAGGCATAACAGAACAACATGAAAAGGACTGGACCAACGTTTCATTTGGCACCTGAAAACGTAACATTTTACGACTTACCATTCTGCGAATGGCACCACAGATGGCATAAGTCTTGAACTGCCCGTTGAACCTGCCTGTAACCTTGTCAACCTGAAAACGTTAAAACAAAGGAAATAATTTTAGACAGTCCTTGATCGGCAAAGAGAA
Protein-coding sequences here:
- the rps21 gene encoding small ribosomal subunit protein eS21 isoform X2 — protein: MQNDAGEFVDMYVPRKCSASNRIIAAKDHASIQINIAEVDKVTGRFNGQFKTYAICGAIRRMGEADDSLLRLAKNDSIVSK
- the rps21 gene encoding small ribosomal subunit protein eS21 isoform X1, yielding MQNDAGEFVDMYVPRKCSASNRIIAAKDHASIQINIAEVDKVTGRFNGQFKTYAICGAIRRMGEADDSLLRLAKNDSIVSKNI